The following are encoded together in the Paraburkholderia sp. BL10I2N1 genome:
- a CDS encoding TIGR02594 family protein has translation MSASKIAHPAAAAWMPIAIAEHGVRRLGPGESNPRIVEYNSHTNLAGYDDKVSWCSSFINWCLVNVGIRGTGSALARSWLEWGVNLDNPVYGCIVVLTRDHPSSWKGHVGFYLRHDAEYIYLFGGNQRQEVRELAYARTRVLGYRWPDASSFEQR, from the coding sequence ATGAGCGCTAGCAAGATTGCACATCCGGCCGCGGCAGCCTGGATGCCAATTGCCATCGCCGAGCACGGCGTGAGGCGCCTTGGCCCGGGCGAAAGCAACCCTCGCATCGTCGAGTACAACAGTCACACCAATCTTGCGGGTTACGACGACAAGGTTTCATGGTGTTCGTCGTTTATCAACTGGTGTCTCGTCAATGTGGGGATCCGGGGGACAGGCTCCGCTTTGGCCCGTTCGTGGCTTGAATGGGGAGTGAACCTCGACAACCCCGTGTATGGGTGCATTGTCGTGCTGACGCGAGATCATCCCTCAAGCTGGAAGGGACACGTCGGCTTCTATCTTCGGCACGACGCCGAATATATCTATCTGTTCGGCGGAAACCAGCGGCAGGAAGTTCGCGAACTCGCCTATGCCCGTACCCGGGTCCTTGGATATCGATGGCCTGACGCGTCGTCGTTCGAGCAGCGATGA
- a CDS encoding VOC family protein, translated as MISHIFMGITDFDRAFRFYSGIMDVLGLKLKFCEAETPWAGWVAADAPRPLFLIGRPFDGDAASPGNGQMIALLAPGRDAVDRAHAVALANGGSCDGPPGLRTQYHPHYYGAYFRDPDGNKICVCCHDPVQT; from the coding sequence ATGATTTCGCATATTTTCATGGGCATTACCGACTTTGATCGAGCCTTCAGGTTCTATTCCGGGATCATGGATGTCCTGGGATTGAAGCTGAAATTCTGCGAGGCAGAGACGCCTTGGGCCGGCTGGGTAGCGGCCGATGCGCCACGTCCACTGTTTCTGATCGGAAGGCCTTTCGATGGCGACGCGGCAAGCCCTGGAAACGGTCAGATGATCGCCCTTCTTGCACCTGGGCGCGACGCCGTCGATCGGGCCCACGCCGTAGCGCTTGCGAATGGCGGTTCGTGCGACGGGCCACCCGGCTTGAGGACTCAATATCACCCGCATTACTACGGCGCGTATTTTCGCGACCCAGATGGAAACAAGATCTGCGTATGTTGCCATGATCCGGTGCAAACGTGA
- a CDS encoding MFS transporter, which translates to MLFALKAFIVPVIVACAMFMESVDANVIVTALPEMARAFGRDPVTLKIAVTSYVLGLGVFIPVCGWLADRLGARTVFRTAIGIFVVGSLLCAASTSLMTFTLARFVQGVGGAMMVPVGRIIIFRVVERSEFIRAMNYLSVPAMLGPAAGPLLGGFITTYLHWRLIFFINIPIGILGIYLANKHIKNTREPHPGPLDWPGFVLSAGGASLFLLGLSLIGGELASGTTALTMTVGGAAMLGVYVLYARRVLRPLLDLQFFRVPTFQASVLGGSLFRVGLGAVPFLLPLVLQEGLGMSAFRSGLITCASAFGGMFMRTLAARVLHRFGFRTVLIYNAALSGIAIAACGAFFPGTPTWVIWLVVLLGGFFPALQFTSLNSMTYAQIEPRDVGRATSLGSVVQQISLGLGVTVGGIALQVTRALHGHPTITWSDFWPSFVLMGLFSFASILVTRRLAPDAGDEIARGKRVDTDAKR; encoded by the coding sequence ATGCTGTTTGCCCTGAAGGCTTTCATCGTCCCTGTCATCGTCGCCTGCGCGATGTTCATGGAGAGCGTAGATGCCAATGTGATCGTGACGGCATTGCCAGAAATGGCGCGCGCATTCGGGCGTGACCCGGTCACGCTCAAGATTGCGGTGACGAGCTACGTACTGGGGCTCGGCGTCTTCATTCCAGTATGCGGCTGGCTGGCGGACCGCCTCGGCGCGCGCACCGTGTTTCGCACCGCGATCGGCATTTTCGTCGTGGGCTCGCTGTTGTGCGCGGCTTCCACCTCGCTCATGACCTTTACGCTTGCTCGCTTCGTGCAAGGCGTCGGCGGCGCGATGATGGTGCCGGTGGGCCGCATCATCATCTTTCGTGTCGTCGAGCGCTCGGAGTTCATTCGCGCGATGAACTACCTGAGCGTGCCCGCGATGCTCGGGCCCGCGGCGGGTCCGCTGCTCGGTGGCTTCATCACCACCTACCTGCACTGGCGGCTGATTTTTTTCATCAACATCCCGATCGGCATTCTCGGCATCTACCTCGCCAACAAGCACATCAAGAACACACGTGAGCCGCATCCGGGACCGCTCGACTGGCCGGGCTTCGTGTTGTCGGCGGGCGGCGCCTCGCTGTTTCTGCTGGGACTGTCGCTGATCGGCGGCGAACTGGCTTCGGGTACGACGGCGCTGACGATGACAGTCGGCGGCGCGGCGATGCTCGGCGTCTACGTGCTGTATGCGCGACGCGTGTTGCGGCCACTCCTCGATCTGCAGTTTTTCCGCGTCCCTACCTTCCAGGCAAGCGTGCTTGGCGGGTCGCTGTTCCGGGTCGGACTCGGCGCGGTGCCATTCCTGCTGCCGCTCGTGTTGCAGGAAGGGCTCGGCATGAGCGCTTTCCGGTCGGGGTTGATCACGTGCGCGTCGGCCTTCGGCGGCATGTTCATGCGCACCCTGGCCGCGCGCGTCCTGCATCGCTTCGGCTTTCGCACCGTGTTGATCTATAACGCGGCGTTGTCCGGTATCGCAATCGCTGCGTGTGGCGCCTTCTTTCCGGGTACGCCGACATGGGTGATCTGGCTGGTCGTGCTGCTTGGCGGCTTCTTCCCTGCCCTGCAGTTCACGAGCCTGAACTCGATGACCTATGCACAGATCGAACCTCGCGACGTCGGCCGGGCGACGAGTCTTGGCAGCGTCGTGCAACAGATTTCGCTTGGCCTTGGCGTCACCGTGGGCGGTATCGCGCTGCAGGTCACACGCGCATTGCATGGCCATCCGACGATTACATGGTCCGACTTCTGGCCATCATTCGTTCTGATGGGGCTCTTCTCGTTCGCATCGATTCTGGTGACAAGGCGGCTCGCGCCCGATGCGGGGGACGAGATTGCGCGCGGCAAGCGCGTGGATACCGATGCGAAGCGGTAG